In a genomic window of Spiroplasma melliferum:
- a CDS encoding guanosine 5'-monophosphate oxidoreductase, whose translation MKAFDYEDIQLIPELCVVNSRKECDTTVKLGKHTFNLPVVPSNMATVVNEELCEKLAEKNYFYIMHRFNVDQVKFIKHMKSKNLVTSISVGVKSDDVALIETLKKEQLVPDYITIDIAHGHAFSVKKMIEHIRKHLGHETFIIAGNVGTPKAVRDLEQWGADATKVGIGPGKVCITKLKTGFGNGGWQLSAVKWCSKGSSKPIIADGGLRVNGDIAKSIRMGATMCMIGSLFAAHQESPGKQVDNNGIKYKEYFGSASEYNKGEKRYVEGKKELIEIRGSIFETLREMTEDLQSSISYAGGKDLSAIKKVDYVILKDSNF comes from the coding sequence ATGAAAGCATTTGATTATGAAGACATTCAATTAATTCCAGAATTATGTGTTGTCAATTCTCGAAAAGAATGTGATACAACTGTTAAATTAGGAAAACATACTTTTAATTTACCTGTCGTCCCTTCAAATATGGCAACGGTAGTTAATGAAGAATTATGTGAAAAATTAGCAGAAAAAAATTATTTTTACATTATGCATCGTTTTAACGTAGATCAAGTTAAGTTTATTAAACATATGAAAAGTAAAAACTTAGTTACATCAATTTCAGTTGGGGTTAAATCAGATGATGTTGCATTAATCGAAACATTAAAAAAAGAGCAATTAGTACCTGACTATATTACAATTGATATTGCTCACGGTCATGCTTTTAGTGTAAAAAAAATGATTGAACATATCCGTAAACATTTAGGTCATGAAACATTTATTATTGCAGGTAATGTTGGAACGCCAAAAGCTGTTCGTGATTTAGAACAATGAGGCGCTGACGCAACAAAAGTTGGAATTGGACCGGGCAAAGTATGTATTACTAAATTAAAAACTGGTTTTGGTAATGGTGGATGACAATTATCTGCTGTTAAATGATGCAGTAAAGGTAGCTCAAAACCAATTATTGCTGATGGTGGATTACGGGTTAATGGTGATATTGCAAAATCAATCCGAATGGGCGCAACAATGTGCATGATTGGGAGTTTATTTGCTGCACACCAAGAATCACCTGGTAAACAAGTTGATAATAATGGTATTAAATATAAAGAATATTTTGGCTCAGCAAGTGAATATAATAAAGGTGAAAAACGTTATGTTGAAGGTAAAAAAGAATTAATTGAAATTCGTGGCAGCATTTTTGAAACATTACGTGAAATGACAGAAGATTTGCAATCATCAATTTCATATGCTGGGGGTAAAGATCTTTCGGCCATTAAAAAAGTTGATTATGTAATTTTAAAAGATAGTAATTTTTAA
- a CDS encoding 30S ribosomal protein S21, whose protein sequence is MATVVVKAGEPLDKALKRFNKVSSVKRKEARKREHWMSKKEKRRYKQEQSRSFR, encoded by the coding sequence ATGGCTACTGTTGTTGTCAAAGCAGGAGAACCGCTAGACAAAGCGTTAAAACGATTTAACAAGGTTTCTTCAGTTAAAAGAAAAGAAGCCCGAAAACGTGAACACTGAATGAGCAAAAAAGAAAAAAGACGTTATAAACAAGAACAATCACGTAGTTTTCGTTAA